One part of the Vicia villosa cultivar HV-30 ecotype Madison, WI linkage group LG6, Vvil1.0, whole genome shotgun sequence genome encodes these proteins:
- the LOC131611323 gene encoding protein MEI2-like 4, whose product MPAETMDSELWKSDKLSEENDIAERTLFSSSLSDLFSRKLRLSEDNALHAHSVDAIASCYEEERLYESLEELKARIIVSLLPDEDDLLSGVTDDLVIPDSTRDEVDELELFTSGGGFELEDNGNSSSREKNSEIIGGDRDNNSTVGENPSGEHVSRRLFVRNIDGDVEDSVLKALFKQFGDIQTFDRACKHQGNAMITYYDVRDSQNAMRALQNRLFGRRKFDIHYSIPKIHPEFKQKECNLCLHQKSSPVNPTTGMQHGISSSVPNTSPSLIIHKSVGNQCEISESSSSGQLNLDTHPELDFQTHSFPEHHRNGVRHSPLDVPANANPQVNSNRPFMDFEAHVSNSSGKWSNSYHPPRAMWQNAPSFFNGVCAAPTIQRMNQIPMSPSHMLTTVLPTNNHLVQSPPLWHQRYSYPAESITPHRVDFVPHNMVPHFALNFHNQRGMVFPERNHMTNSVDTTYKRVRSRRNVGTSNSADLKRYELDIDCIKRGEDNRTTLMIKNIPNKYTSKMLMAAIDAHHKGTYDFLYLPIDFRNRCNVGYAFINMTDPSFIVPFYKVFNEKKWEKFNSEKVASLAYARIQGRAALIAHFENSSLMNEDKRCRPILINTDGPNAGDQVPFPIGINAGNKNGRDRSNTHEANTPNLENLQTSSDKDSISKESD is encoded by the exons ATGCCTGCTGAAACAATGGATTCTGAATTGTGGAAGTCGGATAAACTGTCCGAAGAAAATG ATATAGCAGAAAGAACCCTCTTTTCGAGTTCTCTGTCGGATTTGTTTAGCAGAAAAT TGCGATTATCTGAGGATAATGCTTTACATGCACATTCTGTGGATGCAATTGCATCGTGTTACGAGGAAGAGAGGCTTTATGAATCGCTTGAAGAACTCAAGGCTCGAATAATTGTAAGTCTACTCCCGGACGAGGATGATTTGCTTTCTGGAGTGACGGATGACCTTGTCATTCCAGATAGCACGCGTGATGAGGTCGATGAACTAGAGCTTTTCACTAGTGGTGGAGGTTTTGAACTTGAAGACAATGGTAACTCGTCCTCCAGAGAAAAGAACTCCGAAATCATTGGTGGAGATCGTGATAATAACTCAACCGTGGGAGAAAATCCTTCTGGCGAACACGTTTCTAGAAGATTATTTGTGAGAAATATCGACGGTGATGTCGAAGACTCTGTATTGAAAGCCCTTTTTAAG CAATTCGGAGATATTCAAACTTTCGATAGAGCTTGCAAGCATCAAGGGAATGCTATGATAACATATTATGATGTCAGAGATTCCCAAAATGCAATGAGAGCACTCCAGAATAGACTCTTCGGCCGCAGGAAATTCGACATTCATTATTCCATTCCTAAG ATTCATCCCGAATTCAAACAGAAAGAATGCAACCTCTGTCTACATCAGAAGAGTTCTCCTGTTAACCCTACAACTGGCATGCAACACGGGATCTCTTCAAGTGTTCCGAACACGTCACCATCTCTCATCATACATAAATCAGTTGGAAACCAATGTGAAATTTCTGAATCAAGTTCCTCAGGCCAGTTGAATTTAGATACTCATCCTGAATTAGATTTTCAAACTCATTCCTTCCCAGAACATCATCGTAACGGTGTACGCCACAGTCCTCTTGACGTGCCTGCAAACGCCAATCCTCAAGTAAACTCCAATCGACCCTTCATGGATTTTGAAGCACATG TTTCAAATTCCTCTGGTAAATGGAGCAATTCCTATCATCCGCCTCGAGCTATGTGGCAAAATGCACCATCATTTTTCAATGGAGTTTGTGCAGCACCTACCATACAAAGAATGAACCAAATTCCTATGTCACCTTCACACATGCTAACAACTGTTTTACCAACAAATAACCATCTTGTTCAATCACCTCCTCTCTGGCACCAAAGATATTCTTATCCGGCTGAATCTATAACACCACACCGTGTCGACTTTGTTCCTCATAACATGGTCCCTCATTTTGCACTCAACTTCCATAACCAAAGGGGCATGGTGTTTCCTGAAAGAAACCATATGACTAATTCAGTTGATACTACTTATAAACGTGTTCGAAGCCGGAGAAATGTAGGCACGTCGAACTCGGCTGACTTGAAACGGTATGAACTTGATATCGACTGCATTAAAAGGGGCGAAGATAACCGAACAACGCTTATGATCAAGAACATTCCCAACAA GTATACTTCCAAGATGTTGATGGCTGCAATCGATGCACACCATAAAGGAACTTATGATTTTTTGTATCTACCAATTGATTTCAGA AACCGATGCAATGTTGGATATGCATTCATCAACATGACTGATCCTAGCTTCATTGTACCTTTCTACAAG GTGTTCAATGAGAAAAAGTGGGAGAAATTCAACAGCGAGAAAGTGGCATCACTCGCGTACGCTCGCATACAAGGGAGAGCCGCTCTTATTGCTCACTTCGAGAATTCAAGTTTGATGAATGAGGATAAACGTTGCAGGCCTATCCTCATCAACACGGACGGTCCAAATGCTGGTGATCAG GTACCTTTCCCAATTGGTATAAACGCTGGCAACAAAAATGGAAGAGATAGAAGCAATACTCATGAAGCTAACACTCCTAATTTGGAAAACTTGCAAACATCATCTGATAAAGACAGTATTTCAAAGGAATCAGACTAA